A window of Suncus etruscus isolate mSunEtr1 chromosome 4, mSunEtr1.pri.cur, whole genome shotgun sequence contains these coding sequences:
- the GPR6 gene encoding G-protein coupled receptor 6 yields the protein MNASASPLNESQVVAAAAERAATAGGAQDTGEWGSPATAALGGGGGGTNASLELSSQLPVGAPGLLLSAVNPWDVLLCVSGTVIAGENALVVALIASTPALRTPMFVLVGSLATADLLAGCGLILHFVFRYVVPSETLSLLTVGFLVASFAASVGSLLAITVDRYLSLYHALTYYSRRTLQGVHLLLATTWTLSLGLGLLPVLGWNCLSERASCSVVRPLARSHMALLSAAFFVVFGTMLHLCVRICQVVWRHAHQIALQQHCLAPPHLAATRKGVGTLAVVLGTFGASWLPFAIYCVVGSPEDPAVYTYATLLPATYNSMINPIIYAFRNQEIQRALWLLFCGCFQSKVPFRSRSPSEV from the coding sequence ATGAACGCGAGCGCCTCCCCGCTCAACGAGTCCCAGGTAGTGGCCGCGGCGGCCGAGCGAGCAGCGACCGCGGGTGGCGCGCAGGACACCGGCGAATGGGGGTCCCCTGCCACGGCGGCGctggggggcggcggcggcgggactAACGCTTCCCTAGAGCTGTCCTCGCAGCTGCCCGTCGGGGCTCCGGGGCTGCTGCTGTCGGCGGTGAATCCGTGGGACGTGCTCCTGTGCGTGTCCGGGACCGTGATCGCCGGCGAGAACGCGCTGGTCGTGGCGCTCATCGCTTCCACGCCGGCGCTGCGCACGCCCATGTTCGTGCTGGTGGGCAGTCTGGCCACGGCGGACCTGCTGGCGGGCTGCGGGCTCATCCTGCACTTCGTGTTCCGGTACGTGGTGCCCTCCGAGACGCTGAGTCTGCTCACGGTGGGTTTCCTCGTGGCCTCCTTCGCGGCCTCGGTCGGCAGCTTACTGGCCATCACGGTGGACCGCTACCTGTCGCTCTACCACGCGCTCACCTACTATTCGCGCCGGACCCTGCAGGGCGTGCATCTCCTCCTCGCCACCACCTGGACCCTGTCCCTGGGCCTCGGGCTGTTGCCCGTGCTGGGCTGGAACTGCCTGTCCGAGCGCGCCTCCTGCAGCGTGGTGCGCCCACTGGCACGCAGCCACATGGCGCTGCTCTCCGCCGCCTTCTTTGTGGTCTTCGGCACCATGCTGCACCTGTGTGTACGCATCTGCCAGGTGGTTTGGCGCCACGCGCACCAGATCGCGCTGCAACAGCACTGCCTGGCGCCGCCGCACCTCGCTGCCACTCGCAAAGGGGTGGGCACGCTGGCAGTAGTGCTGGGCACCTTTGGCGCCAGCTGGCTGCCCTTTGCCATCTACTGCGTGGTGGGCAGTCCCGAGGACCCGGCAGTCTACACCTATGCCACCTTGCTGCCTGCCACTTACAACTCCATGATAAATCCTATCATCTATGCATTCCGCAACCAGGAGATCCAGCGGGCCTTGTGGCTTCTGTTCTGTGGCTGTTTCCAGTCCAAAGTGCCCTTTCGCTCTAGGTCCCCCAGTGAGGTCTGA